tttgaattacagccattttaagcaaagtacttccattttcaggggctcaaaggtatttggacaattgactgacaagaagttaattgaccaggtgcagtcGATTcgctcgttacttcaagacaaacggagcagataaaaggtctggagttgatatcaggtactgaGTTGGCATTttgcagctgttcgactggagctaccgatatgaagtccaaggagatctcaatggaAGTGAAgtaaggctgaaaaaaacaacataaatctataagagagatagcaaaaaccttaggtgtggccaaatcaacagttgggtacaatctggaagacaactaaagtggatgatcacagaattctttccttagtgaagaaaaaccccttcacaacaacagaagtcaagaatactctggagaaggtagaaCTGACTATACATCCCTTTGGTTTAGGTAAGCGATGTGCacttaaaatgaatatatatgatAGCACAATATTTGCATTGTATACAGGATATATAGGcctactgttttcataaaaaaattcaataagaaAATCAAAAATCTGTCTGTtgacgtatatatatatatatatatatatatatatatagagagagagtgaagtgTCTGACTTTCATGTTTTTGATTTGTGATCATGAAGTGGTGCTGAACAGGAGTGAGACATTAGGCTTGACTGATGTTCTGCAGGTTGGTGGAAATTACTGAACAGCTTCTGTTCCACCTGCCTTGTAATGAAAAATACATCTAAATGTCATGTAGTTGACAACAAAGCTGTTGAGAATATTAGAACAGAACTTATTGACAAATGACTGGATCATAGATGAGGTATCGGACGAGCCATATGATTCAAAGTgctctgttgttgttgttgagacaGCTGGCTTCTACTCATTTCCCTCTCAAATATGGATGACATTGTATGCACTCCATAGTTTGGTTTACCAAGACACTGGTGGATCCAGAAAGATTCCATCAGTACTAGCAGAATACATTAAAATAGATAGAAATGAGTGCTTGAAAGGATGAGGACAAAATCTCAATCACCAATGACTTAGAGTTACTATGTGATTTCATCACATAGAAAGAGTTAAAGCTCAGAAACAACAGAAGTTCATTAAAATTGAAGGTGTTCAACACATTGATCGATTTATATTATCCTAAAGAATTTAACTTTAATTCAGTTTGGGACtttgtatatgtataaacaGTGGAACATGAAACCTTCAAAAAGACAAATGACCCTTATGCTTTTAACCTTTGATGAGCACAGGCATGACTAGTGCCCTAAGATGTAATCACTTCACGGAAAGGAACAGTCAGTCAACAGGATACACTAAATAACTGTGCAGGATGGCCAGaataattttgtttataatgAATCCTCTGGTGCGGTTTTGTTGTTTGTGCATTGGCTATAATTGTTGTGTGCACGTCAGTGTGGAGCGTGTGACCAGTGCAGAGTGAAGGGAATCAGGGAATTGTCTCTCGTGTGAATTGTTGTGTTTAACGCCTCAACCTTTTGActatctttaacacacacatcctgttgTGAAGACTGCCAGTGCCAGTGGGGCCTCCaagtgtctgtgcgtgtgtgggaGTATTTAAGATACGACTTCTTTGTTTTGCCCACTGGGCACTGCGGTGTATCCTGTCAGGAAACACACTGACTCGGTTGCATGACAGATTCATGCACCCTTGCTCACCTTACTGCTTCTGCTCTGGCTacatgtgaaaacacacacacttgtattcaAAACCTTATGAGGCCCAGGCATTCACAGGAGTAGTGCACTAATTCTTACTGTAGACTGCATCTAAACCTAACCCAAAAAATAACTGACCATAAAAACTTAACAAAAATGTGGTttattatagcattttaaaataaagctcgTATTTCCTCTTTGGTTAAATTATTTTGGAGAGTACAGAGCCGACGTCCATGTCGACTGGGCCACCAATCTTTGTAAGTATGTATGACGTGTGGTTGTCCTGAAGCTGATGAAAGTGTGTGACCAAGTAATAAGCTTATCACTAATGACCTCTTTCATGTATACCTTCTTGGGTTGCATGTCAGATGGTCCAGGGCCACCACGTGCTGTCATCTCCTAGTCTACAGTATGTGGGATAGGATCAACCATGCAAGTGGGAAAGCCAATGCTGTCCAGTGTCAAGTGTCTTGGCTTAGCATAATAGATGAGGAAAAAAGGCATTGACTTTCATGTTTTTGATTTGTCATCATGAAGTGGTGCTGAACAGGTGAGGAATGAGACATTAGGCTTGATTGATGTTCTGCAGGTTGCAGTGGTGGAAATTACCGAACAACTTCTGTTCCAGCTGCCTTGTAATGAAGAATACATCTAAATGTAATCAGCGTAGATGACAGCAAAGCTGTTGTGCATATTAGAAAAGAACTTATTGACAAATGACTGGATCACAGATGAGGCATCAGACAAGCCATATGATATAACCATATATTCAAAGTGCTCAGCTGTTGTTGAGAAAGTTGGCTTGTACGCATTTCCCTCTCAAATATGGATGATATTGTAAGCACTCCATAGTTCTAGCTTGGTTTACCAAGACACTGGTGAATCCAGAAAAATTTCTTTAACACTGGCAGAATACCATTCCAATAGATAGAAATAAGTACTTGAAAGGATgaggacattttttaaatctcagttTCAATCACCAGTGGCTTGCAATGACAATGATTTGCTTTCATGATTCTCAGGACGAGCTTTGCAACTGGTACTGGTATGGCCCAAGTCCCTGTAGTATAAGAACAGCCTTTCGGAGTCCTGTCCATCTCCAGTTATGGCTATAACAAGCCATAATAAGCTATAATAAACCATAACTGGCTGCAGATGATAGAGCTCTCTCGATAGATTCTCCAGCCCGGTGGAGAAGATCAGCTGTTGAGAAGTAATCTCTGCATGCGAGTTCAGTTTGCACCTCTTCACACACTTCATAACAGTACATGGTAATGAGCACTCATTCATTACTGTTGTTTGGCATAGACAGGTACTCCGCCCTTTGCTTATTAGAGACAAAGGACTAGATCAGCTGACTCCTTTTCCGCTCTTCCTTCTGTGTAGTGGACAAATCCAACCAAAAGAGATTGAGGAAGCTCTCTCATACAACTGGTGTCATTTCCAGACAATGGTGGCCCATTTTCTGTCTGTCCCTATGACTAATGACACCTTGGAGGCTGTTGTAGTGAAATTGCTATGGAAACTGGCTAGAGTATGGGTGCAATACATTGTAGAAAGAATCCATGACGTCATTCAGGGCTACCAACAAGCCTTTCTGGTTTAGGGAGGCAGGAATTACAAGGAGCAAGCAGATTAATATCTGTCTCCGCTAATGTCTGTAGTTGCCTACAGCAATGGTGATCTGGTTTTGTTGTTCATGACGGCCCTGTAAGTCTAGGTAACTGTTCCCATTGTCTGGGCTTAATTATTCTTCTCATTGCCTGTGTCTTATGGTGAAGGCTGCTGTAACAATGACAGGACAGACCAAAGACAGTATTGATTATAGTGTAGAAGGATTTATTAGATACAGTACAACAAGACACAGAACCAAGTTTAGCACAATGCAATAACTAACGTTGAAAGTGGAAGTAGAAACAATAGCGAAATCAAGCTTGATGATGTTGATAATAAACCAAAGCAAGATTACACATAAGAAACTAAGCAATAACCATAAACACAAACCATTAGGAAAACCCAGAAGTGACTAAACCTCTGCAAATGAATTAGAATAGCATAGAGCTACCATGAACTTGCAAGATCTTACCACAGTAGTCAAGATACTACACAAAAACTAGGCAAGATACAGAACCTGAAGCTTTATATTCTGCATATACGCCAGGCAAACTCCTCCATGAGTATGTGTAACTGTCATTACATCTGTGGTCTGAATAATGATGTATGTAATTTCAGTCCGAACTCAACTCTgaattatgaatatgaatttacaTGTACAAGCCGATCGCTATTGGAAAGTAGTTTCTCTGCTCCCTCACAAAAATATTGTACTTCTGGCAAACATTTCAGGTAAAGTTGCTGTATGTTTGCAGCAGGGTAACATTTTCATATGCAAATTACATGCTGCAATTCTTTCGTTTTTGTAAGGCTTCAGACAAAGGACTTTACCTGATTACCCTTTAAATTCTCACATAAGATTCAAGATCCAAGAGTTTTGTATATTATCTCTATCTATATTATCTATATTaggagtatatatatatatatatatatatatatatatggatggtatatatatatatatatatatatatatatagccaagAGACACAAGACAAACAAGACAGATATTCAGACAAAAGTAAGTATAAAAagagtaaagaaataaataggAGCATATGAACTAGGTTCTGGAAAACAGTATCTAGTATCAACAATGGATTGCAACAAAAGTGACGTGGGCATTGGAAGGTGAATAATTCTGCATATAAAtagtgcatatgtgtgtgtgtgtgtgtgtgtgtgtgaaggtgtgaggTTTACTACAGGACCCAGCCCTCTGGTCCTGGCCCTCAGGTTGCAGTACCGCATTCCTGGATGGTAACAGCTGGAACGGTTTGTGGTTGGGGTGGCCAGGGTGTTACAAACCTTCAAGCCTTACTGATGCACCGTCTGAGGTGGATGCCCTGGATGGAAGGAAGCTCACATCTGCAGATGATCTGGGCTGTCCGAACAACCCTCTGTAATAATAGAtcacctataaaaaaaaaaaaaacacatacctTTCTACTGTGTGTTTCCATGCATGGCACAATCCTTATCCTGTCTGCCATGTCTGAGAATTTTCAGCAtgcaatgtttacatttttgaaGTTTTGTTGCTATTTATATCTCTGTGTACATGATTGCTGAACATTTGGATGTTAGCAggaattctgttttgtttcctgTCATGAGACAGGTGTGCCCTTTCTGCACCAGTGGAGACTGGCACAACACAGTGGAAAATCATGTCTTGTCATTTCTCTAGCGCAGAATTTGCAGCATGACTTCTCTCTGATTAATATTTGTCATAGTCATTAACCAAAGGTAATTCTTAGCAAATGAATACATATTCAAATTGTTCAAAGTTATTGTGTTATGTAATAAGCTTGGCAGTTGGAGTTTTACTTATTAAGAGATTTCCTGAATGTTCTGATAACCTCATCTCTAGACATGCGAAGAGACACCAGGATGAAAGTATACAGTGCTAATGAAAAGCAAAAGGAATGTGCTTTTTTCTATGTTGTATTTATAAAGAACTGaagattttaaaatttcatttaaaaagttgCATGTAATCCTACTTGAAATTAAAGTTGAAATCAAATACTGTGATTGTTATATGACATGAttctcatattgtctcaggctCAGTCTTATATTCAAGGATGTTCAGTGTTCATACCTGGACAATTTTGACTCTTTTTGGTGCAGTTGAATCTTATATTCGGATATCCTATGGCATTCAAATGGGTCCAGTGTGTCTTGTGAAAACATACATTACACAGATTCATTTTGTCTGAGAGTACATGTTACATGAGAATGTTGATGCAGAAACACCCTCAACTGTGTCCTTCTGAGTaaatgtcacatgaccacattGGTGTTTACTTCTGTGCTACTGAGGTCATTATGTGCATTAGTCCATTATTctctagtagtagtagtagtagtagttttacAAGtctttgtgggtttcctctgggttctccagtttcctgtCAATTCTCAAAGACATATGTCTTAAATGGCATAAATGGATTGACTACTCAAAATTTCcactaggtatgaatgagtgtgggagtgtgtgtgtgaggtgccctgtgatggactggtatctTACTTATGGGGTGTGTTCCTGTAtaacaccacaacactgaccaagataaagaggttactataaatgaatgtatgaataaaGTTATATgaattatgtaataattatttattttccaaattcaACCACAGGCCTGCTGCTTTATAATGGATAGTAATTTCAGGTGCAcacagcatttacatttacatttagggcATTTGGTAgaccttatccagagtgacttacagaagtctctatcaataaatacaacctgaaagtaaccagagctcaggctTGACCCAGCAACCTTGACAACATGAGGCAACAACACTCGCTATGCCAACTCACCGCATAGATGAGTATGAAAACTTCATTGATATGTTCAAAACAACATACCTTGCACCTACAATTATGTCCACCACTAATCTAGTATTTCTTTATTGTCCATACCCCCATCACATACACATTCCATGTTTCAATCTATGCCTTTAGCCCACTTTGTTAAAGAAAAGCCCGATACAACAGCCATACACAGTGTAACTGGGTATTGGCTGATCTCCTACTTTTGGGAAATAGCAGCCTCGTGTGGACTTCCATGGATCACTACACAGTAAGCTGAAGTTGAAAGCCATTAAAGGATTATAGCATAACTAATATAATGCTGGATTagagacagagactgaaaaaatagaaagaatgaGATACAGGTGGCAGAAGGGGAAGGAAACACAAGCAGAATCAGTAACCTGATCAACAGAGCTAAACAATATTAAACAGTAACTGAAAGGTGTGGCCTACTAAAGAGCTCTGTCTGACTGAGATTCAAAGGAAAGGACCAATTCAACCAGAAGATGAGCCAGAGCAATACTCACAAATCACTAGAAGTCACCAGGCTAATTTGTATATTCATAAACTCATCATCAATACTCATCttttgcatatcaaaacattACATGAAGGAGCATGTTctaaaaatagaatagaatagaatagaatagagggAACAttgatgatcagtgattagtcattgtttagaatggtgatcagtgattagtcattgggtagaatggtgatcagtgattagtcattgtttagaatggtgatcagtgattagtcattgggtagaatggtgatcagtgattggtggttggGAATAATGCTCAGTGACTGGTTTTTGAGAACAGTgctgattagtgattggtcgttgggaacaagaGTGATCAGGGACtggtcattgagaacagtgCAATCCGTGACAATGaggatcagtgattggttgttgggaacattGCTGACcagtgattagttgttgggaagaatggtgatcagtgattggtcattgggaagaatggtgatcagtgattggtcattgggaagaatggtgatcagtgattaatCGTTAGGAagaacagtgatcagtgattagtcgtTGGAAACATATAGACTCCCACAACTCGTTACATTTTACAAACTGGTAtaaattttcatattattaacatgtttaAAGACAGAAATCCAAATTTAAGTCTATCAAAAACACTTTCTATCCTTTTTAGCCAGACCTTTGTTTGATGTAGGAGAAgcagtgtaatttttttaatttatgtcaTAACTATGGCATAACTGCCCATGAAATGACTTGAGAGCTGCGACTGATTTCATATTttgatgtatttactttctgAAACATGTCAAGGCAGGAGAGTGCTGAGGAACGTGACTGAATTCCACAACAGCTAGTAGTGTTTGAAATGTGGCAAAGCTTCCACTAAATCTAAAGAAAATAAGCAGTGGCTTATTCAGGGTTTAAATCAGGGGCTATCAAactattaactgtaaaataattccACACATCCCCTCagtacagaattattttatgaatataatccaACTGTTCTATTAGGCTCATTATAAGTTTACAGCAGTATTCTggatatttattggagccataaaGCTTTTAATTCCTAAACTCGgaatatgtttttgttattagATAATTGTCAttagttgacattatttatagggcTCCTTGTTTTGTGCTGTTAAGATCTGGAGTAAACTCACTGAATTTCACACCTCAAAAAGGCTAACTAACCAACTAGAAACACTCAGTAATCGATATAACAACTTCAGTGATGCTGATTTCCATTGTGCTGTGCACACACCCCACTTTCAGAACCATGGGGTTAAATAATGGAGTTTAAAGAGATTTTACTTCCAACTGTGTGAACAATGCCAATTTGCACACTGAGGGGAAAAGACTGCTGTTTAACATGAGGCAGTGAAATAAAACTATAGTGaaactttctctctcacacacacacgctttgaATTTCCAATTGCTCGCCCACCATTCCATATGCACACATTCGCTGCATAATAATGGTGCATAGAACATCATGCTCAGTGGATCCTGCAGTGTTTTTGGAGTGAGGTCATGGATGTTTGAGTTGAGatcaaggtacacacacacacacacacacacacacacacacacacatacatacacataaactTTAACCAATGGTTCAGAAAGAGAATAACATGTGGGAAGCTGCACAGTCAAGACTACACAAACAGCCTGTGTTTACTCTTAACTAGCTCCTGCTGtagttttaacttttatttctataaatgcataaaaagtatgatgtgttatttaattgttgggaaattgctgtggtatgtaaggaataacactgaacaaaccatgctgttatacaaaaacaaTGTGCTTCGGagggtgtgatgcagcatggCACGCAAGCGAAGTGCCGCTAGCCACACCCCCTTCCCGTTTGCAGCACGTTACTttcacttacaccacagcaatttgtcaacaattatgatgtttaatttattaatgaatcacacgtgctgttatacaaaaataatgcacaccttctgaccaaacaggtTCAGGAATTCGACCATACTGTGGtatgaaagaggaaaaaaactctTCAAGATGTGCTGCTATTAGCACTGACGCATCATTTTGTACAGAACATTATATAATTATGAGaattaataaactgattaacaataacaatgttGACTTCATATAGGCAAACCAACATAAATGCTATATCTCTGAGCTCTAGTATGACAAAATTGCACAGAAATATCAAACTAAATTTTGATTCAAAGTAAATTTCAATTTAGAGGATGTGATTTGATTGAATATCATCTAACCACACCTCTTCACAATGTATTCATCGAAGCTTCAAGCCTTTTTACAATTAACCAACAACATTCAGCCCTGTATGTATTGTCTCATTTTGGCATTTGcactatgaataaataagtaaataataaataaataagtatttgcactataaataaaaaataaggccCAGCCTGTTTACTTTCAAGTAACAACATGCATTTTATTGCCTTTGTTTACTATATTTATCCAGGAACTTGAGCATCAcgtataaaatcattttaaatctaaTGTCTTTTTTAGAGACCCTACCTGTTATCCAACCCCCCAAAAAAGCAGCAAACTATTTAAGACCAAATCATTCATACAGAGTGCAGTTTATCGCCAAGTTCCAGCCATTTGACCTGAATTCGTGTCTACCACATTTCCATCATCTGCTCTAAGGAAATCTGCAATTCCATAGATGACTGCAGTGAGGACGCACCGTTTGCCACGGCCATCATCTTCAGCTTCTCCAGAGCAGTGAGAACCACCTGCAAAGCCAAAAATAGGAAAAGAGAAATGGGAAAAGTGATTATTGAAGTATGTGGATAGACAACTGAAGGACTGTTTTAAACCATTCAGATTTGTCAAATGCCAAACCTACAGCCAGCTAGTGAATTCCTACTGGATAGTACGACTTGACACTCAGATTCTATTACCAGCAACAAATCAATCAATATGGCATTCCAACAAGCGCTGTCAGAGAACCTAACTAACTTTTGTCCCCATCTCCAGTACTCGGTTCCCTCAtcaaaataatcagcttctaggtgggaacagtaactctcCTTCATGACATGCTGCATTACACCACCTGTCGTTGATCACACCTGTCGTAACAGCATGGCCATGAAtgttattctttattaattCCACTTATActtcagcactgttgaattctcggcAGCATAGCTCAGATAATAGTGCTGGAAGTACTGTAATTCAactcataggtttatattaatgtgcacattctgtatgttattgtttctatagtaacaactcattcacagggacctcTATAGTGGACGCTCCCCATACTCTATGCCTcataacataaaacacaaaacatgctgTCATTTACcaaagaaaaatgtcataaTTGATAGCGTGACGTCTAGAGGagtgaaaggagtctccagtgtcagtgctttgtaacagtcagtaagttttatGGATAGTCTTCAGGACCTAAGAGTTTATGCTTTACGGTTATTCTGTTTCATGAgaagctgtgtttttcttttttcttataaaCTTATTAACTAAGAGATAAAAAAgagatgagggaatgactgtttatagttgctataacataagtgataacaggaactaacttgtcttgtggacgttctactacattaaatgtaactataaatggttgttctttaataaattaaaaattggaaTCATTggaaaatcactgtggtataagtagaATAAAACCTTTTTCAACTAACGGGACGTGGCACAGCAACAATCAAATGAGCACAAAGCATTTGTTATCGTATGCATGTCAAAGTTATTGTTATAGCAAAGTTATTAtaacaaagttattgttatcgTATGCATGCTTACAGGGTTCTGAGCAAGTTGAGAGCAGATGTATCATGACGTATCCTAAACCATGAAATTGGGTTTACACTCATTATACTGTTGGTTTATTATACAGTCCCAAAAGTGACACTGGTAAAGTCTGCTAAACTTATGCAACTCGTCATGTCCTAATTTGAATGTAAAAAAGAGCGAGAGTCTCCCCATTACCTCTACCATTATCAGCTTCTTCTCCCATGGTTTGTTCTTGGGGTCGGGCCACTGTTGTCCCAGAAAGAAATAGAGCGAGTATGAAGGAGACTGTCCACGGTTCTGAATAAACTCCATCATGCCTGGTGGAACAACATACAATCTGACATTAAACATCATTGTCCAACAGGCTTCTActgcaaggaataaaaaaatataataaaataatagcatacttctgtatatatgtaaattattGACACAAAAAAACTAGTTTAGTGGTGTAGAAAATCTAAGAATGTTACCTGTAAATCTAAGAGAATGTAATGTAAGAATCTGCATGGCTACCACGGACAATTTTCCTCATCTGATATCACATGAAAattttacatgtacattttaaagctattattaaaaaaggagtaaggaagaaagaaaaactgagaATATCTGAGTGGTTGGACATCAGTGGCCCAGattagtttttaaattaaaaagccTTGGGGTGCCACAGAGACAGGACTTTTTACTATGGCAAAATATTTATTGACCGCTACCAGAATGAACTTTGACAAGTAttacaaaaaagtgttaatgatCGCTGATCACACCTTGAACAATTCAAACACATTTACTCACCTGACACAAAGTCTTTAAGGGAATAGATGGGTTCAGGGTTGTTTTTGGAGAGTGGTCTGGTTGTGGGTCTCTGCTCGTGTTTGTCTAGTCCCCAGTAAACACGACTGTCTCCCCAACGATATCCCAACAGCATGCCGCCCTCCCGCTTCACCACCAACCCACCCAGATTATTCAAAATTTCCTGGGTTGACTGGGCCTGGGTCTGGTCCAGTATAGACTCTGTGCCGGGGAGCTCCACAACAGGAAGTGGGCTTGCCATTAGGCTAGGGTCTTTCCTAAAAAGAAGCACAGGATTCACTCATCCTAGCTAATATGTTCAGCcacattacaaatattaaatacatcaaacattttcgttgctaaatggccaaaaaaacAACTAGCtgaaaaatcaatcaataaaaaatgAGCTGGCAAAATACCTAAAATATTCACTAAAAAACTAAGACGAGAAAGgttaaaaaacatgtgaaatattttcagtatatatacaatatattgcaATATGTGGAAAAGAATATACCAGATATTATTTACATCAAATTAACATTATCATTAGACACTATTAGTTTAGTAAACAAAATACGGGGTTGAAAATGATGTACCAGACATTATTAACTAGCTGCATATTACCTTGAATATTTTCAGGGATAGAATCTGGTGAAAAAGATTTACTGATATTTTAGCTGAGAGAATATCTAGAGTGATATACGTGACATTATTCAGCTAAAAATGAGCTATATTATGAGTTATGGAAAATATATACCAAAATAGCAAATTTGCAAAGTCCAAAGTGAAACATGAATCCAAACAGCTAAGAGaacagaaatataatataaagcgAAGCTTTGTTACCTAAACACTAGGCAGAAACCAGCCTCATTCTCCACCATTTGATTTAACACCTGCCTCCCTCTGTAATAAACATTCACCAGAAAATGGGTCCCAAATTGGTTACAGCCTGAAAATAGACACAGACAGCCACAAACATACCATCGCAAGGCGTGAGGTCATATCTGACTGTCACAGACACACAACCACTGGGATTTGTAAAACAAAGGTAGTTGTCATGCCTGAGTCGTTAGAAGTGGTGTGAACAGGCATTTCCGGCTCAGGAGCAGCCTGCGGCGTGGGCTGCTGTGTGCCCAAGAAGGCGCCCTCTAGTGGAGAATATTGGTCCAGAGCCAATGTGCCTTCAGCAGGAGAAATCTGTCCTGCCCCAGCCATAGCGCCGTCACCTGGAGAAAAGTGGCTCATGTTTGAAGTTTCCTGAATGGGAAATGGAGCGTCACAGATAGCCGCGTTCATGGGATGTTGTACTGGTTCCCTCACAAACATTGCGTGATCCACAGGCATCTCTGTGAACAGAGGCATAGCAAGTATTACAGAGCGAAGTTTAGAACTTGTTTCCTGGCAGGACTTTGACGAATCATCCAGTTAAAGTCCTGAAATTTAACCTATGATAAGCTgtgaaaattgtaataaattatatgtaatatataatattttgcagCTTACAGTATGTCTGGGGTCTAtgtattaggggtgtaacacaatgacactgacatctgtatctgtatctgtttggtgctccaaatattcata
The sequence above is a segment of the Pangasianodon hypophthalmus isolate fPanHyp1 chromosome 12, fPanHyp1.pri, whole genome shotgun sequence genome. Coding sequences within it:
- the irf3 gene encoding interferon regulatory factor 3 — protein: MAQPKPLFIPWLKQQIDSGRYPGVQWVNQERTKFSIPWKHALRQDSNSDDILIFKAWAQTSAGSNGQIPGDHSVWKRNFRSALRARGFKIVEDNKNDTANPHKIFMWPDDSQSGASTTDSPVCNSEISLGGTLYLGEDELFPCGSPQPDLLQQCLAGLNIVESQPEMPVDHAMFVREPVQHPMNAAICDAPFPIQETSNMSHFSPGDGAMAGAGQISPAEGTLALDQYSPLEGAFLGTQQPTPQAAPEPEMPVHTTSNDSGCNQFGTHFLVNVYYRGRQVLNQMVENEAGFCLVFRKDPSLMASPLPVVELPGTESILDQTQAQSTQEILNNLGGLVVKREGGMLLGYRWGDSRVYWGLDKHEQRPTTRPLSKNNPEPIYSLKDFVSGMMEFIQNRGQSPSYSLYFFLGQQWPDPKNKPWEKKLIMVEVVLTALEKLKMMAVANGASSLQSSMELQISLEQMMEMW